The stretch of DNA CTAAAACAATAGTTCATAAAATTAAAAAGGGAGAAGCAATTTCTATTATTGCAGATAAGTACAATGTTTCTATTACAGCTTTAAAGAAAGCAAATGGATTAAAAAACAATAATATTCAGGCTGGAAAAACATTAAAAATTCCAACGAACGAAATGCAACCGCAAACAATTAGCCGAAAAGAATTTTTGCCTCTAGAACTATATCAAGATAAATTTAGTCACAATTATTATTCTAATGATTTGTTAGAAAAAATCTATTTAATTCCTTCTGAAAATAAAGAAAATTACGCTCTTAATGGAGTTGTATTAGAGAATAATAATTCAGGAATTGTATATAATGCTATTGGAGTTAATGGAGCAAAAGCTACTGATTATAATAAGTTTCCAATGTTTTTTAATCAACTAAAATCTCTAGAAGCTGATTTAGTCGTTATTTCTTTGGGAACCAATGAAAGTTTTGATAAACAAGATGCTACTACATATTTCACTAATTTAAATGAAATGATATTAGCTATTAAAAGCAAAAATCCTGCGGCTGAAATATTGGTTACAACCCCACCACCAAGTTTATTTAAACGAAAATATCCAAATACAATTGTTGCTGATTATTCTAGAATATTACTAGAAAAAGCTGAAGAAAACAATTTTGCAGTTTGGAATATGTTTGAAGCTTTAGGTGGACTTTACAGCGTGAATAAAAATTTCTCTAAAGGATATATGTCAAAAGATAAAGTACATTATTCTAAAGCAGGTTATGAGTTACAAGGAACTCTTTTTTATGAAGCATTATTTAATTCTTATGAAGATTTAATCCATGAATAGTATTGTTCAATTTTTCCAAAATTTAACTTGGGATACCGTTTGTTCATGGTTTTTATTTGATCCTAAAAATCCATTGTTATTTAACAGTGCGTTGTTTTTAGGATTATTTATAGTTTTTTATGCTATTTACATAGCGAGTAAAAAAACACATTATTTCCGCATTACATATGTGGTCTTATTTTCGTTGTTTTTTTATTATAAATCAAGTGGTGTTTATTTTTGGTTACTTATTTTTTCATCAGTAGTTGATTATTCATTATCGCGATTAATCTTTGTCGAACCAATAAAATTTTACAGGAAATTCTATTTAATCTTAAGTTTATTAATCAATTTAGGATTATTGGCTTATTTTAAATACACCAATTTCTTTATCGATAACTTCAATAAGCTTTTTAGTGAAGATGTGGCTTTTCAAGATATAATACTTCCAGTTGGAATTTCGTTTTATACTTTTCAAACCTTGAGTTATACGATTGATGTTTATCGAAAAGAATTAGAACCAACGAAGAGTTTTATCGACTTTTTATTTTTCGTTTCTTTTTTTCCGCAATTAGTAGCTGGACCCATTGTAAGAGCAAGTGATTTTATACCGCAGATTTATCAAAAATTAAATTTAACAAAAGAAGATTTTAATAAAGCTTTATTCTTAATCATTGGTGGATTATTAAAGAAAGCTGTAATATCCGATTATATTTCGGTAAACTTTGTCGATCGAGTTTTTGATGCACCAACAAGTTATACAGCATTCGAAAATTTAATGGCTTCTTATGGTTATGCTATCCAAATTTATTGCGACTTTTCAGGATATTCCGATATGGCAATTGGTTTAGCTTTATTAATGGGTTTTACTTTACCTCCCAATTTTTTAACGCCTTATAAATCGGCTTCAATTACCGAGTTTTGGAGAAGATGGCATATTTCCTTATCGAGTTGGTTACGCGATTACTTATACATTTCAATGGGTGGAAATCGCAAAGGGAAAATTAGAACTTATTTCAATTTATTCATGACAATGTTATTAGGTGGATTATGGCATGGAGCCAATTGGAAATTTGTTTTTTGGGGCGTTTTACACGGTTTAGCTTTAGCTGTTGAACGCTTTTTTCAAACAAGAATTAAATTGCCGAAAAATGCACTTATTAAAGGAATTCAAATATTTTTAACCTTTCACTTCGTTGTTTTTTGTTGGTTATTTTTCCGTGCTAAAGATTTTGAAACCGTTTTTGTAATGTTACATAATATTTCAAATATTAAATGGAATTGGAACCAAATTCAAACGATAATATTAGGATACAAAAATGTATTTTTATTGATGTTGTTCGGATATATTTGGCATTTTATACCAAGTAAGTTTACTCGTTTAAATGAAAATTACTTTGGAAAGTTATCTTGGGTTATACAAGCTATAATCTTAGGTTTTGTATTTTGGATTGTTTATGCAACAGCTGCCGAAGGAACACAACCGTTTATTTACTTTCAGTTTTAGTAACTAAAGTTACATTATGTACTTGTAGGTATAATTATCTTTGAAAAAAAGATTTATAGTGTATAAGTTTTCGATATTTTCAGTTTTTGTGTTTTTTTTTATTTCTTGTAACTCAAAGCAAGAATCTACTTTACAAGATGTAACTCAATTTAATTACAATCCTTTTGAAGCAAAAGAGTTAATGGAAAAACATTGCTATTTATGTCATAGTCCAATTGCAGATGAAATGGAAGGAAGAATTGCTCCGCCTATGGTTGCCATAAAAGCAAGATATATTGATAAAGAAGGCTATAATAGAGAAGAATTTATTAAGTATGTTTCAGAATTTATAGAAAATCCAACAGAAGATAGAGCACTATTATACGGTGCCGTTAAACGTTTTCAGGTAATGCCAAAACAAACTTTTCCCGATAGTGCCGTTCTTAAGATAGCGGCCTATATGTTTGATTATAAAATTGAAGAACCAACTTGGTTCAAAGAACATTGGCAAGGACATGGAAACGATAATTGGGAACAATCAGGTAAAGAATTTGTTTCCAAAGAAAAAGAAAAAACCTTTGCTGATATTGGTTTAGAATATGCTTTAGGAACCAAAAAAGTGTTAGGCAAAAACTTAATGGGAACCATTCAAAAAGAAGGAACTGAAAAAGCATTGGCGTTTTGCAATCATGAAGCGATACCTTTAACAGATAGCATGTCAGTTCATTACAATGCTAAAATTAAACGAGTTTCAGATAAAAATAGAAATCCAAATAATAGGGCAAATGAAGAAGAACTAATCTACATTGAGCAATTCAAAAAAGATTTAGCGGAGAAAAAAGAGGTTAAGCCGATTGTAGTTGAGGGAGCAGAGCAAGTACATTTTTACTATCCAATTGAGACTAACACGATGTGTTTACAATGTCATGGAAAATCTGAAAATATCAAGCCTGAAGTTTCAAAAAAAATAAAAGAATTGTATCCAAATGATTTAGCTGTTGGTTATGGTGAAAACGAAGTAAGAGGAATTTGGAGTATTGTATTTGATAAAAAATAATATGAAAAAGAAAGCATATATTATTACAGGAATAGGTGTTGTTGTTGGTTTAATTGCGGGTTATGCATATTACTATTATGTAGGTTGTGCATCGGGAACATGTGCCATTACATCGAAACCTTTAAATAGTACACTTTATGGTGGTTTAATGGGAGGCTTATTGTTTAATATGTTGGTTACTTCTCCCAAAAAAGAAAGATAAATGATGAAAGAATTTTGGAATAATAGATATGCCGAAAATGAATACGCATACGGAGTTGAACCCAATCAATTTTTAAAAGAAAATTTACATTTACTAACTAAAGGCAAAATTTTATTTGTTGCTGAAGGAGAAGGACGAAACGCAGTATTTGCAGCTCAAAATGGATATGATGTTTATGCTTTTGATTATAGCGAATCGGCTAAAGATAAAGCACTACGATTGGCAAAAGAAAAAAAAGTTACTATAAATTACAATGTTTTTGATGTATTACAATGTAGTTATCCAAACGACTTTTTTGATGCAGTAGTTTTTATTTTTGCTCATTTTCCTTCTGAAATTAGAAAAAAAGCACATCAACGTATACAATCTTTCTTGAAACCAAATGGAAAAATTTTATTTGAAGCGTTTACAAAAGAACAATTAAATTATGAATCAGGTGGTCCAAAAGAGATTACTATGCTATTTTCTGAAAAAGAAATAAAAGATGAGTTTAGTGAAGTTTCATTTGATTTTATAAACACAGAAATTATCAAGTTAAATGAAGGTCCGTATCATCAAGGTAAAGGAGCTGTAATTCGATTTTTAGCTACAAAAAGAAATTAAATGAAAAATATAAATTGGAAGAAGTTACTCTTTACAAATTGGCACATTATGCGTTTTGTTCGATTGGTTTTGGCAATGGGAATAAGTCTTCATGCTTATAAAAGTGGTGAAAGTTTCTTTTATTTATTTGCGTTATATTTTTTAATACAAACAATTTTTGATTTTGGATGTCATCAAGGAAGTTGTTCCATAAAAAAGTAAAATGATTATGGATAATGCACTACAAAAAATCATTAATAATGAAATACCAACATTAGTTGAATTCATAAACTCAAATTGTGAGCCATGTGCCATGATTGAGCCTACATTACAACAAGTTAAAAATTTAATAGGCAAACGTTTAAGTATTTTTGTAGTAAATATCGATGACGTTCCTATTGTAGCTGATGAGTTTTCAATTTCAAGCGCGCCGATGTTAGCATTGTTCCAGAGTGGAGATATGGTTTGGAAAACTCCAAACGTATTATCAAAACAAGAAATTATAGAAAAAGTGCTCAATTCAATTTAATTTTTATCTTTACAACTTGAAATTTAAAATTCACATATTGCTTTTTTATTTAGTTGTACTTACAGTATTACCTTCAGCTAGAGCTTTAAAAGTTCAATTTGGAGGTGAGTGTAAAATGTCTTGTCAAAAAGTGAAGATTCTGAATGTGAAAAGGGCAAATTTATCATGAGTTTAAATTTTAGTCCTGTTCAGTTTGTTAAAGAGATTATTATTTATCCTACAGTGTATTTTATTCCATTAAAGGAAAAAACTAAAACAATTTATAGATTTTTTTTAGTTTCTAATTACTTTTCAAGTATTTGGCATCCTCCAAAGTTTTTGTTGTAATCCTGTTTTTTTTAATAAAATTTAATTTACAACAAATGAAAAAAATAATTTTTTTGTTTGCGAATTTTCTGTTTTTAATTTCGCAAGCGCAAAGCTCATTTCCATTTGATGTAGTCTTAACGCCTATAAATGTAACTGGTTTGCCAGGACTGCATTCATATGCTTTTGCTCAACATAACGGGAAATGGTTAATAATAGGTGGAAGAAAAGATGGTATTCACGCAAGGCAACCATTCAATGCTTTCCCAGAAAATCAAAATAATACCGATATTTATGTGGTTGATGTGGTAAATAATCAATTATGGTCCGCATCAGTTAATTCATTGCCTGTAGGTTTAAAAGAACAATTACAGTCAACAAATATGAATTTTTACCAAGATGATGATACTTTGTATATAATTGGTGGTTATGCATTTTCTACTTCTGCAAATGATCATATTTCTCATAATAAATTGACTGCAATTGATGTGGTTGGATTAATGAGTGCTATTGAAAATGGAACTTCTATAACTTCTTTTTTTAAGCAAATTTCTAGCTCAAATTTTGCTATAACTGGAGGACAGTTAGGGAAAATTGGTAATGAGTTTTATTTAGTAGGCGGACATGAATTTACAGGAAGATATAATCCTATGAATGGGCCTTCTTTTACACAAACTTATTCTAGTGCAATAAGAAAATTTGAAATTGATAATTCTGGAGCGAACCCTATTGTTTCTAATTATACTGAAATTCTAGATGCAGTTCATTTACATCGAAGAGATTATAACTTAGTGCCTCAAGTATTTCCTAATGGAGAATTGGGATATACAATCTCATCAGGTGTTTTCCAAATTAGTGCCGATTTACCTTTTTTGTATCCTGTAGATATTAAAGCTAGCGGATATTTTCCGCAAACACAATTTAACCAATATTTGAGCAATTATCATAGCGGTAAGGTCGGACTTTACGATGCTAATTCAAACCAAATGCATAGTTTGTTTTTTGGAGGAATGAGTCAATATTATTATCAAAATGGAAGTTTAGTTCAAGATAATACAGTTCCTTTTGTTAAAACTATAAGTCGTGTTACTCGATTAGCTAATGGTGATTTAGAAGAATATCAATTTCCAGTTGAAATGCCAAATTTAAAAGGCGCTGGAGCCGAATTTATTCCTAATGTAAATTTACCTCGTTATGCTAACGAAGTAATTCAGTTGTCGAATATTTTGAGTTCCGAATTTGTAATTGGACATTTATTTGGTGGAATTTTAAGTACTTCACCAACAGCTTTTACAGATAATCAAACGGGTTTAACAAGTGCCGATTCTTCTATTTATGAAGTAAAATTGATATATAATCCAACATTGTCTACTCAAAGTATTGATGGAAGTAATCCTTTTACTTTTAATGTTTTTCCAAATCCAACAGATGGAGATAATATTCAGGTAAAATTTACGGTACCTTATCAAGGAAAAGTAGAATATTTAATTTCATCAATGAATGGAAAAATTTTATCTGAAGGCGATATTTTGGATTACAAAATTGGTGAAAACACTATGAGTTTTAATTTAGAATCACCAAAAGAAAAAATGGTAATTCTAACCTTTATCTTTGATCAAAAATATTATGTTTCAAAGAAAGTCATAAAAAAATAATAAAATTATATACGAAAATCAAAATATGTATATATTTGTTAATATAGTTAAAAACAATAAAATTTAAAAAATCTAACAATGAAAAAAATAGTTTCAATGGTTGCTTTAGCAGCTTTCGTATTTTCAATGAGTGTTAATGCTCAAGAGCCAAAACAAGCAAAAAAAGATAAATCTAAAACAGAGAAATCTTGTTGTGCTGATAAAGCTTCTGCAGAAAAAAAATCATGTGGATCTGAAGCAAAAGCTGGTGGATGTTGTTCTGCAAAAAAAATGGATGAAAAAAATCTTAATAAATTGATTTTCAAAAGCTCCCAATTTGGGAGCTTTTTTTTGTAATTATTGTTACAATTATTTTAAAATTTAATAGCCAACTTTGCAGAAATATTTAATTTATGGAAGAAATGCTATTTTACGATAGAATGCAATTTGCATTTACTATCACATTTCACTACTTATTTCCACAGCTAACAATGGGTTTATCTTTAATGATTGTTTATTTTAAGTGGAAATTTCTAAAAACAAATCTGGAACAATATAATGATGCTGCTAAGTTTTGGATGAAAATTTTTGCCTTGAATTTTGCCATGGGTGTAGTTACAGGGATTCCAATGGAATTTCAGTTTGGAACCAATTGGGCAAAGTTTTCGGAATTAACAGGAGGAATCATCGGGCAAACTTTAGCCATGGAAGGTATGTTTTCCTTTTTCTTAGAATCGTCTTTTTTAGGTTTGTTTTTATTTGGTGAAAAATTATTAGGCCATAAACTTCATTTTTTAACCGGATTTTTAGTTTTCTTAGGTTCGTGGATGAGCGGATTTTTAATCATTGCAACGCATTCTTGGATGCAAAATCCTGTAGGTTATGAAATTTTAGAAAACGTAAAATTTGTACTCAATAATTTTAGCGCCCTCTTTACAAACCCTTGGCTTTGGCCTTCATATTTACACAATCAAGCAGCTTCACTTGTTACAAGTTCTTTTGTAGTAGCTGGAATTGGTGCATTTTATATTTTAAACAAAAAGAATATCGAGTTTGGTAAGCTTTTTCTAAAAACAGGTGTTGTTTTCGGATTGATTTCTTCTGTTATAGTAGCTATGCCAACAGGTGATTTGTTAGCTAAAAATGTAGTAAAATATCAGCCTGTTACTTTTGCAGCTATGGAAGGAATTTTTCATACCGAAAAAGGTGGTTCTGAAATTGTATTAATTGGTCAACCCGATGTTCAAAATAAAAAATTAGACAACAAAATTGCTGTTCCTAATATCTTGAGCTTTTTAACGTATGGAAATTGGGACCAAGAAGTTAAAGGTTTAAATGAATTTCCGGAAGAGAATTATCCAACCAATATTTCGGGTTTGTATTACGGATATCATATTATGGTTGGTTTAGGAACTATCTTCATCGGAATGATGTTTTTAGCTTTGATACAATTAGTTCGTAAAAAGTTATTTGAAACCAATTGGTTATTGTGGGCGTTTATGTTTGCCATGCCTTTTCCATATATTGCAAATACCACCGGATGGTACACTGCCGAATTAGGTCGCCAACCTTGGCTAGTCTACAATTTATTACGAACTTCTGAAGGAGCTTCGCCAACAGTTTCTTCAGGAAACACATTGTTTACATTCTTAGGTTTTATTGGTTTATACCTTTTATTGGGAATGTTGTTTTTAATTTTAGTTGGAAAAATAATTAGAAAAGGTCCGCAGCCTCAAACACACTAAGTCATGGAATATTTTTGGTATATTGTACTAGTTGCTATGTTAGCCGTTTATGTCGTTTTAGACGGTTACGATTTTGGAGCAGGTATCATTCACTTATTTTTTGCAAAAGAAGAAAAAGATAAAAAGGCAATAACAAATGCAATTGGTCCATTTTGGGATGCTAATGAAGTTTGGTTGATTGCAGCCGGAGGCGTTTTGTTTTTTGCTTTTCCCACTTTATATGCGTCGTCTTTTAGCGGATTTTATCTGCCTTTAATGATGGTATTATGGTTGCTCATTTTTAGAGCAGTCGGATTGGAATTGCGCGGACAAATTCATCATCCATTGTGGGAAGCGATTTGGGATAAAGCTTTTGGTATTGCAAGTTTATTGTTGGCTTTATTTTTTGGAGCCGCTCTTGGGAATGTCGTTCGCGGTGTAAATTTAGGAATGGTTCAAAATGGAATTTCTACTCATGAACCTCATTATTTCTTCTTGCCATTATGGAACGAATCTTTTAGTCCACAGGCAGAACATCAGGGAATTATAGATTGGTTTACATTAATGTTAGGAATTATTGCTGTTGTTGCCTTGACAATTCATGGAGCAAACTGGATTATTTTTAAAACTAATTCCGATTTAAATTCAAAGCTAAAAAATGTAGTTTTTAAACTAAATTTTGTTTTGCTTGCTTTAGTAATTTTGTCATTATTTATATGGCATATAATTGAACCTCAACCTTTTCATAATTTTATTAAATATCCATTTCTTTGGGTTTTACCAATAATTACTTTTATTGGAATATTTGGACTTTTTAAAGTAAGAACTTTCAAAAAAGATGGTTATGGTTTTATATTTTCAAGTTTGTTTTTGGTGGGAGGATTAGCTTCAACAGTTGCCTCAATATTCCCCAAATTATTACCATCGACTAATGCTATTAATCCATCATTAACCGTTGAGAATGTCGCAACTCATGAATATGGACTGTCTGTGGGTATGAGTTGGTTTTTTATTGCTGTAGTTTTAGTAGCTATTTATTTCACCATACAATATCGTGTTTTTAAAGGGAAAATGGATGATATTGGTTACGGAGAACATTAAAATATTTAAAGCATCATTTTTAAATGGTGCTTTTTTATTTGTAACAAAAGTAGCTGTCGTTCAATTACAATACTAATACTTTTGATTAATTAAACGAATCAAAATGTCAAAAATAGTAATATTAGGAGCTGGAATTGCAGGACATACTGCTGCTTCACATTTAAGAAGAAAACTTTCGGAAGAACATGAGGTTTTGGTAGTTTCTCCTAACAGAAATTACCAATGGGTACCCTCAAATATTTGGGTAGGAATAGGAAGAATGAAACGCGAAGATGTAATTTTTCCACTTGAACCATTATATAAAAGAAAAGGAATAGGATATAAGCAAGCTAAAGCAATTTCATTTCATCCTGAAGGCGATATTTCAGAATTAAAACCTTATATTTTAGTTGAAGGAGTTTTTGGTGATAACTTAGGGAAGCAAGAAAAAGTTACCTATGATTATCTAATCAACGCAACTGGGCCAAAATTAGCTTTCGATTTAACAGAAGGATTATTGCCAGCTACAAATAAAGTGTATTCCGTATGTACTTATGATCATGCAGAGCATGCATCGGAAGCTTTACATAAGTTAATTGATACTTTAAAAAAATCTGATCATAAAGTTAAAATATTAATTGGTACTGGTCACCCTAAAGCAACTTGTCAAGGTGCCGCATTTGAATATATCCTAAACGTGGAAAAAGAATTGCAAAAATTTGGTGTTCGCGACAAAGCAGAAATTACTTGGATTTCAAACGAATACGAATTAGGAGATTTTGGTATGGATGGTATGTTGATGGAATATAATGGATTCAACATGAAATCTAAAGATATGGTCGAAATGATTTTTGAAGATCGTGGAATTAAATGGATTTTAGAAGCAGGTGTAACAAAAGTTGAAGATGGATTGGTTCATTATGAAAACTTA from Flavobacterium haoranii encodes:
- a CDS encoding Tll0287-like domain-containing protein; amino-acid sequence: MYKFSIFSVFVFFFISCNSKQESTLQDVTQFNYNPFEAKELMEKHCYLCHSPIADEMEGRIAPPMVAIKARYIDKEGYNREEFIKYVSEFIENPTEDRALLYGAVKRFQVMPKQTFPDSAVLKIAAYMFDYKIEEPTWFKEHWQGHGNDNWEQSGKEFVSKEKEKTFADIGLEYALGTKKVLGKNLMGTIQKEGTEKALAFCNHEAIPLTDSMSVHYNAKIKRVSDKNRNPNNRANEEELIYIEQFKKDLAEKKEVKPIVVEGAEQVHFYYPIETNTMCLQCHGKSENIKPEVSKKIKELYPNDLAVGYGENEVRGIWSIVFDKK
- a CDS encoding GDSL-type esterase/lipase family protein translates to MRIKLLAFLFFVGLCSFAQDSTEVFLDEVEIDTAAVVIAEENSFSNEIINSKSIHNFYQKLAQLEKTKNCKLRIVHIGDSHIQADLFTGKMRSLLQERFGNGGLGFSFPYNLAKTNGNYFIKYSATTSFESYRNIYPDTTKPVGLSGIALETRAKDFAIELSVRDKSFSFNTIKVITPNNKKLFDLATASKEIKIESSVPKTIVHKIKKGEAISIIADKYNVSITALKKANGLKNNNIQAGKTLKIPTNEMQPQTISRKEFLPLELYQDKFSHNYYSNDLLEKIYLIPSENKENYALNGVVLENNNSGIVYNAIGVNGAKATDYNKFPMFFNQLKSLEADLVVISLGTNESFDKQDATTYFTNLNEMILAIKSKNPAAEILVTTPPPSLFKRKYPNTIVADYSRILLEKAEENNFAVWNMFEALGGLYSVNKNFSKGYMSKDKVHYSKAGYELQGTLFYEALFNSYEDLIHE
- a CDS encoding MBOAT family O-acyltransferase — encoded protein: MNSIVQFFQNLTWDTVCSWFLFDPKNPLLFNSALFLGLFIVFYAIYIASKKTHYFRITYVVLFSLFFYYKSSGVYFWLLIFSSVVDYSLSRLIFVEPIKFYRKFYLILSLLINLGLLAYFKYTNFFIDNFNKLFSEDVAFQDIILPVGISFYTFQTLSYTIDVYRKELEPTKSFIDFLFFVSFFPQLVAGPIVRASDFIPQIYQKLNLTKEDFNKALFLIIGGLLKKAVISDYISVNFVDRVFDAPTSYTAFENLMASYGYAIQIYCDFSGYSDMAIGLALLMGFTLPPNFLTPYKSASITEFWRRWHISLSSWLRDYLYISMGGNRKGKIRTYFNLFMTMLLGGLWHGANWKFVFWGVLHGLALAVERFFQTRIKLPKNALIKGIQIFLTFHFVVFCWLFFRAKDFETVFVMLHNISNIKWNWNQIQTIILGYKNVFLLMLFGYIWHFIPSKFTRLNENYFGKLSWVIQAIILGFVFWIVYATAAEGTQPFIYFQF
- a CDS encoding cytochrome ubiquinol oxidase subunit I; the protein is MEEMLFYDRMQFAFTITFHYLFPQLTMGLSLMIVYFKWKFLKTNLEQYNDAAKFWMKIFALNFAMGVVTGIPMEFQFGTNWAKFSELTGGIIGQTLAMEGMFSFFLESSFLGLFLFGEKLLGHKLHFLTGFLVFLGSWMSGFLIIATHSWMQNPVGYEILENVKFVLNNFSALFTNPWLWPSYLHNQAASLVTSSFVVAGIGAFYILNKKNIEFGKLFLKTGVVFGLISSVIVAMPTGDLLAKNVVKYQPVTFAAMEGIFHTEKGGSEIVLIGQPDVQNKKLDNKIAVPNILSFLTYGNWDQEVKGLNEFPEENYPTNISGLYYGYHIMVGLGTIFIGMMFLALIQLVRKKLFETNWLLWAFMFAMPFPYIANTTGWYTAELGRQPWLVYNLLRTSEGASPTVSSGNTLFTFLGFIGLYLLLGMLFLILVGKIIRKGPQPQTH
- a CDS encoding thioredoxin family protein, translating into MDNALQKIINNEIPTLVEFINSNCEPCAMIEPTLQQVKNLIGKRLSIFVVNIDDVPIVADEFSISSAPMLALFQSGDMVWKTPNVLSKQEIIEKVLNSI
- a CDS encoding DUF6132 family protein, with amino-acid sequence MKKKAYIITGIGVVVGLIAGYAYYYYVGCASGTCAITSKPLNSTLYGGLMGGLLFNMLVTSPKKER
- the cydB gene encoding cytochrome d ubiquinol oxidase subunit II — translated: MEYFWYIVLVAMLAVYVVLDGYDFGAGIIHLFFAKEEKDKKAITNAIGPFWDANEVWLIAAGGVLFFAFPTLYASSFSGFYLPLMMVLWLLIFRAVGLELRGQIHHPLWEAIWDKAFGIASLLLALFFGAALGNVVRGVNLGMVQNGISTHEPHYFFLPLWNESFSPQAEHQGIIDWFTLMLGIIAVVALTIHGANWIIFKTNSDLNSKLKNVVFKLNFVLLALVILSLFIWHIIEPQPFHNFIKYPFLWVLPIITFIGIFGLFKVRTFKKDGYGFIFSSLFLVGGLASTVASIFPKLLPSTNAINPSLTVENVATHEYGLSVGMSWFFIAVVLVAIYFTIQYRVFKGKMDDIGYGEH
- a CDS encoding NAD(P)/FAD-dependent oxidoreductase, yielding MSKIVILGAGIAGHTAASHLRRKLSEEHEVLVVSPNRNYQWVPSNIWVGIGRMKREDVIFPLEPLYKRKGIGYKQAKAISFHPEGDISELKPYILVEGVFGDNLGKQEKVTYDYLINATGPKLAFDLTEGLLPATNKVYSVCTYDHAEHASEALHKLIDTLKKSDHKVKILIGTGHPKATCQGAAFEYILNVEKELQKFGVRDKAEITWISNEYELGDFGMDGMLMEYNGFNMKSKDMVEMIFEDRGIKWILEAGVTKVEDGLVHYENLDGEFKTESFDFGMLIPAFSGHGFQAYDKEGQNITDKLFKGFMIVDADYTSKPYEEWTVQDWPETYQNPSYKNIFAPGIAFAPPHSISKPRKSKNGTEIFPSPPRTGMPSGITAKLVADNIIDSIKLGKESLHHKGSLGNMGAACIASAGYGITQGSGVSITTYPIVPDYKKYPKTQGRDINKTFGDIGLAGHWVKLALHYAFIWKAKMKPFWWLIPE
- a CDS encoding class I SAM-dependent methyltransferase, giving the protein MMKEFWNNRYAENEYAYGVEPNQFLKENLHLLTKGKILFVAEGEGRNAVFAAQNGYDVYAFDYSESAKDKALRLAKEKKVTINYNVFDVLQCSYPNDFFDAVVFIFAHFPSEIRKKAHQRIQSFLKPNGKILFEAFTKEQLNYESGGPKEITMLFSEKEIKDEFSEVSFDFINTEIIKLNEGPYHQGKGAVIRFLATKRN